Proteins encoded within one genomic window of Halocatena marina:
- a CDS encoding acyl-CoA dehydrogenase family protein — translation MPSVDKEMRDMIREAVGDIADEYDSTYWREHVDAKQFPEEYWQDLADNGWLGVAIPEAYGGEGMGMHEMTIVIEELSRGGGQGGIIFVLTPVFGGIGIQRHGTESQKQAYLPKIANGEMRFCMGLTEPRAGTNTLNIDTHAERDGSEFVINGQKTFISGVENADSMLLIARTTAFDRSNPTHGVTMFLVDDPASRDGISLTELDTTVQWFERQYQVDIDGLRVHEDHILGAEDGGLYLLFDTLNTERIGGAASALGGGLRAIDLAVEYANDREVFGQPIGSHQAIQHPLAEHYAKLMAARQITYEAASKWDDGEDCGMEANAAKLLTSEFATEAASQAIQTHGGNGFTREYEVYDIWQNMRLTQTAPVSNEMVKNFIAEHHLGLPRSY, via the coding sequence ATGCCCTCAGTTGATAAGGAAATGCGTGACATGATCCGGGAGGCCGTTGGCGATATCGCCGACGAGTACGATTCCACTTACTGGCGCGAACACGTCGATGCCAAGCAGTTCCCGGAAGAGTACTGGCAGGATCTAGCGGACAACGGATGGCTCGGAGTGGCAATTCCCGAAGCGTACGGCGGTGAAGGAATGGGAATGCATGAAATGACTATTGTCATTGAGGAACTTTCTCGCGGAGGCGGGCAGGGTGGGATTATTTTCGTGCTCACGCCAGTCTTTGGTGGCATCGGTATTCAGCGCCATGGCACCGAATCCCAGAAGCAAGCGTATCTACCGAAGATTGCCAACGGCGAGATGCGGTTCTGTATGGGATTAACCGAGCCGCGAGCGGGAACGAACACGCTCAACATCGACACGCACGCCGAGCGCGATGGGAGTGAGTTCGTCATCAACGGTCAGAAGACGTTCATCAGTGGCGTCGAGAACGCCGATTCAATGTTGCTGATAGCGCGTACAACAGCGTTCGACCGCTCGAATCCTACTCACGGGGTTACGATGTTTCTTGTCGACGATCCTGCTTCTCGGGACGGCATCTCGCTCACAGAGCTTGATACGACTGTTCAGTGGTTCGAACGCCAATACCAAGTTGACATCGACGGGCTCCGAGTCCACGAAGATCACATTCTAGGGGCCGAGGATGGTGGACTCTACCTGCTGTTCGATACGCTCAACACAGAGCGTATCGGGGGAGCAGCGAGTGCGCTTGGGGGTGGACTCCGGGCGATCGATCTCGCGGTCGAGTACGCGAACGACCGCGAGGTCTTCGGGCAGCCAATCGGCTCCCATCAGGCTATTCAGCACCCACTGGCAGAGCACTACGCGAAGCTCATGGCTGCCCGGCAGATAACGTACGAAGCGGCCTCAAAGTGGGACGACGGCGAGGATTGTGGCATGGAAGCGAACGCAGCGAAACTACTCACGAGCGAGTTTGCGACCGAAGCTGCCTCGCAAGCAATTCAGACCCACGGTGGAAACGGATTCACGCGCGAGTACGAAGTATACGATATCTGGCAGAATATGCGTCTCACACAGACGGCGCCCGTTTCGAACGAGATGGTCAAAAACTTCATTGCTGAGCACCATCTCGGTCTTCCGCGATCGTACTAA
- a CDS encoding VOC family protein: MNTNVKATDFIFQTVADLSVSVPFYRDTLGLELEMLNEESSWAEFALPPTTLALGEANPHFPVTPGAGGTGVAMAVDDVEAAVEELRDEGMDVVLELQEFPTCDMAMIADPDDHPIVLHRRSDGTHGRANPSL; this comes from the coding sequence ATGAATACGAACGTTAAAGCGACAGACTTCATTTTTCAGACCGTCGCCGATCTTAGCGTGTCAGTTCCATTCTACCGTGATACGCTCGGATTAGAGCTGGAGATGCTAAATGAGGAGTCTAGCTGGGCAGAGTTTGCGCTGCCACCGACGACCCTTGCACTCGGAGAAGCCAATCCCCACTTCCCGGTTACTCCAGGAGCAGGCGGTACTGGCGTTGCAATGGCCGTTGATGATGTCGAAGCCGCTGTCGAAGAGCTTCGAGATGAAGGAATGGATGTCGTACTGGAACTGCAGGAGTTTCCGACCTGTGATATGGCGATGATTGCCGATCCTGACGATCATCCGATTGTGCTTCATAGGCGAAGCGATGGAACTCACGGTCGAGCAAATCCATCTCTGTGA
- a CDS encoding alpha/beta hydrolase, which produces MRATVPHPNVNAVLEERKDAGIPRFSTLSVDGARKLLAELWAPPKNPEPVGSVRDITIDGPAGGIPIRIYTPDGSAPFPVLVYAHGGGWVMGGIDVDDGICRALTNAARCVVVSVGYRHAPEHPFPAPVEDCYCATKWVVEHSGVVHGDPDRVAIGGESAGGNLAAAVAQVARDCAEPDVAYQVLVTPILDYSFDTPSYEEDPEQLVITKADEEWVWDHYLESDLDGNNPYASPLRARDLRGLPPATIVTCGFDVLRDEGVEYAKRLDEATVDVTHRHHDDLVHGFLGMLDDPELRQAREAIAEIASDLQQSFSG; this is translated from the coding sequence ATGAGGGCAACGGTACCACACCCCAATGTGAACGCAGTACTCGAAGAACGGAAAGATGCGGGGATTCCACGGTTCAGTACGCTTTCTGTCGACGGGGCTCGGAAACTTTTAGCAGAGCTGTGGGCACCACCGAAGAATCCCGAACCTGTTGGATCGGTACGGGACATTACGATCGACGGTCCTGCTGGTGGTATCCCAATCAGGATCTATACACCGGATGGATCAGCACCGTTCCCAGTTCTCGTGTACGCTCACGGTGGTGGCTGGGTAATGGGTGGTATCGATGTTGACGACGGGATCTGTCGAGCATTAACAAACGCAGCTCGGTGTGTGGTCGTCTCGGTCGGGTATCGCCACGCACCCGAACATCCGTTTCCAGCACCCGTCGAAGACTGTTACTGTGCGACGAAATGGGTTGTCGAACATTCTGGCGTCGTTCACGGGGATCCCGATCGTGTGGCGATCGGTGGCGAGAGTGCGGGCGGGAATCTGGCAGCTGCAGTCGCGCAAGTTGCTCGTGATTGTGCCGAACCCGACGTGGCGTATCAGGTGCTCGTCACCCCGATTCTCGATTACTCGTTCGATACGCCATCGTACGAAGAGGATCCTGAGCAGCTCGTGATCACAAAAGCAGATGAAGAGTGGGTGTGGGACCACTATCTTGAGAGTGACCTCGATGGCAACAATCCGTACGCCTCGCCCCTGCGGGCGCGCGATCTGCGTGGGCTCCCTCCCGCGACGATCGTGACCTGTGGCTTCGACGTGCTGCGTGATGAAGGAGTCGAGTACGCAAAGCGCCTCGATGAAGCCACAGTTGACGTCACCCACCGACATCACGATGATCTCGTCCATGGATTCCTCGGTATGCTTGACGACCCCGAACTGAGACAGGCACGAGAGGCTATTGCTGAGATTGCAAGCGACCTTCAGCAGTCGTTTTCCGGATGA
- a CDS encoding MFS transporter, which yields MDINRFRSSRWLYVGAAVVIVGAAGTYQFAWSVIRAPIGVQAGASETVLGTVFSVMIVSQTLAAFPAGWIRDRHGPHVPLLAGSVLLTAGFAGAALMPTVPVLYLWFALGGAGVGIAYDIAVNTPSQWFVNRRGMATGAVSMAFSGTSFVLIPVIQRGAETAFTSTLLVLALAAGIASLIGAAIIRDPDGDSPVQEETPTRSAVDESAVTWRSMLRTRQFWVLYLIFVVVNGVGLMLLEKVVAYAGQLGLPTAAATAAASLVALGQATGVVVLGSVSDRIGHKRTLAGSLVICGLSLAATVVVGQLAFEWLFVALAGVTMFFRSPSFAIMPGLTSQYYGQRYASENYAVLLTAKLWGGIFGGTATSVLVLSLGWSQTFYIAAALAVVAGILASVALDSS from the coding sequence ATGGATATAAATCGCTTCCGTTCATCCCGGTGGCTGTACGTTGGTGCTGCCGTCGTTATCGTCGGGGCAGCAGGTACGTATCAATTCGCGTGGTCAGTCATTCGCGCTCCTATAGGCGTGCAAGCTGGTGCGTCCGAAACCGTACTTGGGACAGTCTTTTCGGTGATGATCGTCTCTCAGACGCTGGCCGCATTTCCGGCGGGCTGGATTCGTGATCGTCACGGACCGCACGTCCCGCTCCTCGCTGGTTCCGTTTTGCTTACAGCCGGATTCGCTGGGGCTGCTCTCATGCCGACGGTACCCGTGTTGTACCTGTGGTTCGCATTGGGTGGCGCAGGCGTTGGAATTGCGTACGATATCGCTGTGAACACCCCCTCACAGTGGTTCGTCAATCGGCGTGGAATGGCGACGGGTGCAGTGAGTATGGCGTTTAGTGGGACGAGTTTTGTCCTGATTCCGGTCATTCAGCGGGGCGCTGAAACTGCGTTCACCTCGACGCTACTGGTGTTAGCGCTGGCAGCGGGAATTGCCTCACTCATCGGCGCTGCCATCATTAGAGATCCAGACGGCGATAGCCCTGTCCAAGAGGAGACACCAACACGTTCGGCTGTCGATGAGTCCGCAGTGACGTGGCGCAGCATGCTCCGGACGCGACAGTTCTGGGTGCTGTATCTCATCTTTGTCGTCGTAAACGGTGTCGGACTCATGCTCCTTGAGAAGGTAGTGGCGTACGCGGGTCAGCTCGGGCTTCCCACGGCGGCAGCGACGGCTGCGGCATCACTCGTCGCATTGGGACAGGCAACCGGCGTCGTCGTCCTCGGGAGCGTATCAGATCGTATCGGCCACAAACGAACGCTCGCTGGCTCGCTCGTCATCTGTGGGCTTTCTCTCGCCGCGACTGTTGTCGTTGGCCAGCTGGCGTTCGAATGGTTATTCGTCGCCCTTGCGGGGGTCACGATGTTTTTCCGAAGCCCATCATTCGCCATTATGCCAGGACTCACAAGCCAGTACTACGGCCAGCGATACGCATCAGAGAACTACGCGGTGCTGCTGACGGCGAAGCTGTGGGGCGGCATCTTCGGTGGAACGGCAACGAGTGTTCTTGTTCTTTCTCTCGGTTGGTCACAGACGTTTTACATTGCTGCAGCACTCGCGGTCGTCGCAGGCATCCTCGCGTCAGTTGCGCTCGACTCGTCGTGA
- a CDS encoding aldehyde dehydrogenase family protein, translating to MAEHYQNYVDGTWTETLTGETVETVNPASPSETVGQYQQSSAEDANEAVEAASAASDEWASTPAPERGAILRQTAANLDDRKQELTELLTREEGKTHAEAGGEVQRAIDIFYYYAEKTRDMGGTVKSASAERTNLYTKNVPVGVAALITPWNYPIAIPAWKIAPALAAGNTLVLNPASIAPGVAVAIFEALDDAGLPDGVANIVTGPGSEVGDAIISHDDVDAVSFTGSGQVGHMVYDAATADGKRVQTELGGKNPTVVSASADVEKAAAIVAAGAFGVTGQACTACSRAIVHESVYDEFVEAVTERAASIEIGPGDQYEMGPQVSESELDGTLEYIDVGKNEGATLTTGGGQPDGDRFDDGYFVEPTVFTDVGRDFRIAQEEIFGPVLAVTEVNDFDEAVAVANDVEYGLSASIVTQDHTEAERFLTESEAGVVKVNAKTTGLELHVPFGGFKQSSSETWREQGDAGLDFYTIEKTIYDNF from the coding sequence GTGGCTGAACATTATCAAAACTACGTTGATGGTACGTGGACGGAAACGCTCACGGGGGAGACGGTTGAGACGGTCAATCCTGCCTCGCCGAGCGAAACCGTTGGGCAGTACCAGCAATCGAGCGCGGAGGACGCAAACGAAGCTGTCGAAGCGGCTTCGGCTGCCAGCGATGAGTGGGCATCGACGCCCGCGCCCGAGCGAGGGGCAATCTTACGACAGACGGCAGCCAACCTCGATGATCGCAAACAGGAGCTGACCGAACTCCTTACACGAGAGGAAGGAAAGACGCACGCCGAGGCTGGTGGAGAGGTACAGCGCGCGATCGACATCTTCTATTACTACGCCGAGAAGACGCGCGATATGGGAGGCACCGTCAAATCTGCCAGCGCAGAACGGACGAACTTATACACCAAGAACGTCCCGGTCGGTGTCGCCGCCCTCATCACGCCGTGGAACTATCCGATCGCTATTCCGGCGTGGAAGATCGCACCTGCACTCGCTGCTGGTAATACACTCGTTCTCAATCCAGCATCGATCGCGCCCGGAGTCGCTGTTGCCATTTTCGAGGCACTCGATGACGCCGGTCTCCCTGATGGGGTCGCAAACATCGTCACTGGACCGGGGAGCGAAGTCGGCGATGCCATCATTAGCCACGATGATGTCGACGCTGTCTCCTTCACCGGAAGCGGTCAGGTTGGTCATATGGTGTACGACGCGGCGACAGCGGATGGCAAGCGCGTCCAAACTGAACTTGGTGGGAAAAACCCGACAGTCGTCTCCGCATCCGCCGACGTCGAAAAAGCAGCAGCCATCGTGGCGGCGGGTGCCTTCGGCGTCACCGGACAGGCGTGTACCGCCTGTTCTCGCGCCATCGTCCACGAATCGGTCTACGACGAGTTCGTCGAAGCAGTCACCGAACGGGCAGCAAGCATTGAGATCGGCCCCGGTGATCAGTACGAGATGGGCCCGCAGGTCAGTGAATCCGAGCTCGACGGAACGCTCGAATACATCGATGTCGGCAAAAACGAGGGCGCGACCCTCACGACAGGGGGCGGGCAACCTGACGGAGACCGCTTTGACGACGGCTACTTTGTCGAACCGACGGTGTTCACCGACGTCGGCCGTGATTTCCGTATTGCTCAGGAAGAGATCTTCGGGCCAGTACTGGCAGTCACCGAAGTGAACGACTTCGACGAAGCAGTTGCAGTCGCCAACGACGTTGAGTATGGTCTCTCGGCGAGCATCGTGACGCAGGATCACACAGAAGCCGAGCGATTCCTCACCGAATCAGAGGCAGGTGTCGTGAAAGTCAACGCGAAGACGACGGGACTAGAGCTGCACGTCCCGTTCGGCGGGTTCAAGCAGTCCTCCTCGGAGACCTGGCGCGAACAGGGCGATGCAGGACTCGACTTTTACACCATCGAGAAGACAATTTACGACAACTTCTGA
- a CDS encoding molybdopterin molybdotransferase MoeA: MEHNHDGMLRRGKAVEHMLTVRQTLLTDRSTETVALGEGINGRVLAQRIDAERDVPAFDYATMDGYALNTSDDYPLDIVDTGVFPESEPLALEEGQAIRTATGAPIPERANAVLKKEAATIEDGRLDGVTLEPGTFIYERASNVTAGETLFEAHERLSAKDATLLRDLGIETVAVHKPLSVALLATGTEIHEDRITDLDSPMVAELVQSWGHKTTYVGTVPDEYDRIEARIAELSKAFDVVMTTGGTSVGEKDYVVRALESLGRVIFHRTRVRPGKPIALAELPNATAIAVPGKPIGAHTIMTLIVRPFFTGETTLPTVHAEMTDSVNIGSEDFEYAIPVLLSGETATPLGHVDSPLSIYEMTFDPSVLSASTRATRADGFLITNNSVKKGEIVPVVPYEVVE, encoded by the coding sequence ATGGAACACAATCACGATGGTATGCTTCGACGGGGAAAAGCTGTCGAGCACATGTTGACCGTGCGTCAAACGCTGCTTACCGATCGGTCAACGGAAACAGTCGCGCTTGGCGAGGGTATCAATGGGCGTGTACTCGCGCAAAGAATCGATGCCGAGCGAGATGTTCCAGCGTTCGATTACGCGACGATGGACGGATACGCTCTCAACACGAGCGACGATTATCCGCTCGATATCGTTGATACAGGCGTGTTCCCGGAAAGCGAGCCGTTGGCGCTCGAAGAGGGACAGGCCATCCGTACTGCAACTGGTGCGCCGATTCCAGAGCGTGCCAATGCTGTCCTCAAAAAAGAGGCGGCAACCATCGAAGATGGTCGGCTCGATGGAGTTACTCTCGAACCGGGGACCTTCATTTACGAGCGTGCGAGTAACGTCACCGCTGGTGAGACACTCTTCGAAGCGCACGAGCGCCTCTCAGCGAAGGATGCAACACTCCTCCGCGATCTCGGAATTGAAACAGTTGCGGTCCACAAGCCACTCTCGGTAGCGCTGCTTGCAACTGGTACCGAGATTCACGAAGACCGCATCACTGACCTCGACTCACCGATGGTTGCCGAACTCGTCCAGTCGTGGGGGCACAAAACAACGTATGTGGGAACAGTTCCAGATGAGTATGACCGCATCGAAGCGCGGATCGCAGAGCTTTCCAAAGCGTTTGATGTCGTGATGACGACCGGCGGGACCAGCGTTGGTGAGAAAGACTACGTCGTCCGTGCGCTCGAATCGCTGGGAAGGGTCATTTTCCACCGCACACGCGTTCGTCCAGGAAAACCAATCGCACTCGCTGAACTCCCCAACGCAACGGCTATTGCCGTCCCAGGAAAGCCAATTGGTGCGCACACGATCATGACACTCATCGTGCGCCCATTCTTCACGGGGGAAACGACCCTCCCGACAGTACACGCAGAGATGACTGACAGTGTCAATATCGGTTCAGAGGATTTCGAGTACGCGATTCCAGTGCTGCTCTCGGGTGAGACTGCAACACCGCTCGGACACGTCGACTCACCGCTTTCGATCTACGAGATGACGTTCGACCCGAGCGTGCTCTCGGCATCGACGCGGGCAACACGGGCTGATGGCTTTCTCATCACTAACAATTCTGTGAAGAAAGGTGAGATAGTTCCGGTCGTTCCCTACGAAGTTGTCGAGTAG